From a region of the Chitinophaga caseinilytica genome:
- a CDS encoding T9SS type A sorting domain-containing protein has protein sequence MSALFIYLLKANIALCLFYLAYRLGLRRMTFYTLNRFFLLGGIAFSSMFPLVDVNDFFSRNVTLAAQVTYYVPDWTTLQKVESFTVWTLMEYTFWAGVAVMAFRLLVQMVSLLVLHLRTEPDRLFGQEVRRMKGSVTPFSFFRKIYVNPELHTETELFSIVKHEQVHVKEWHTADIMMGEVNNVFYWFNPGAWLMKSAIRENLEFLADRAILRSGINRKEYQYSLIQVNASQYAAGITNSFNLSHIKNRIFMMNKSRTSGIQLYRYGVLGCIVCGVLLTLNYTKAGAVVHDALQEVKTALVPGAAEKDDVASTASAGDTYKTVHGKFGSTTDNYITVKGKSVKDTVTPRSGRVTEQPKLAGTVSGVQVQPKVVEGKPASGKNVKEVLIIGPPGNGKEPLIVVDGVPQKSDASGNPLKSIDPNNIESISVLKDAAASSIYGPAGKEGVIIITTKKGKTLATTVSKNEYDEVREERVWVDSATGKRNSVITVTGTRRPQATALKSDAAQTVKEVPVITVTGYSLAVSPDSSDRRRRTVAAMRAMEQKNDPNYRIRTGNSKDSVYRLIVDTYSKALTSNVPAAASIQTEHYPNPTDGVVTFAYSLSKPGKGNIRVTDINGREIYRKSIDGLTGSQKEQINLSGKPAGTYIVTLTHDRATMTSRIVKQ, from the coding sequence ATGTCGGCTCTATTTATTTATCTGCTCAAAGCCAATATCGCGCTTTGTTTGTTCTACCTGGCGTACCGGCTGGGGTTGCGGAGGATGACGTTTTACACGCTGAACCGCTTTTTCCTCCTGGGAGGTATCGCCTTTTCGTCGATGTTCCCGTTGGTGGACGTCAACGATTTCTTTTCGCGGAATGTGACCCTCGCGGCGCAGGTGACCTATTATGTTCCCGACTGGACCACCCTGCAAAAGGTGGAATCCTTCACGGTGTGGACTTTGATGGAATATACTTTCTGGGCGGGCGTGGCCGTGATGGCTTTCAGGCTCCTGGTGCAGATGGTATCGTTACTGGTGCTGCACCTTCGTACGGAGCCGGACCGGTTGTTCGGCCAGGAGGTGCGCAGGATGAAGGGGTCGGTGACGCCGTTTTCCTTCTTCCGCAAGATCTACGTGAATCCTGAATTGCATACGGAAACGGAATTGTTCTCGATCGTGAAGCATGAACAGGTGCATGTGAAGGAGTGGCATACGGCCGATATCATGATGGGCGAGGTCAATAATGTTTTTTACTGGTTCAACCCGGGCGCCTGGCTGATGAAGAGCGCGATCCGCGAGAACCTGGAGTTCCTGGCAGACAGGGCTATCCTCCGCAGCGGCATTAATCGTAAAGAGTATCAGTATAGTCTTATACAGGTGAACGCATCGCAGTACGCGGCCGGTATCACCAACAGCTTCAATTTATCCCACATTAAAAACCGCATTTTTATGATGAACAAATCCCGTACCTCCGGCATCCAGCTTTACCGCTACGGCGTGTTGGGCTGCATCGTGTGCGGAGTGCTGCTGACGCTTAATTATACCAAAGCCGGCGCCGTAGTGCATGATGCCCTCCAGGAAGTGAAAACGGCGCTTGTTCCCGGCGCGGCGGAGAAAGACGATGTAGCTTCCACTGCCAGCGCAGGAGACACGTATAAAACCGTTCATGGCAAATTCGGATCCACGACCGATAATTACATCACTGTGAAAGGCAAGTCCGTAAAAGACACGGTTACGCCCCGCTCCGGTCGGGTAACTGAGCAGCCCAAACTTGCAGGCACCGTATCCGGTGTACAAGTGCAGCCGAAAGTCGTGGAAGGCAAACCCGCATCCGGTAAAAACGTCAAGGAAGTGCTGATCATCGGCCCCCCGGGCAATGGGAAGGAGCCGCTCATCGTGGTAGACGGCGTGCCCCAAAAATCCGATGCGTCCGGGAACCCGCTCAAAAGCATCGATCCCAATAACATCGAATCTATCTCCGTGCTCAAAGATGCCGCAGCATCTTCTATTTATGGCCCCGCGGGTAAAGAGGGCGTAATTATCATCACCACCAAGAAAGGCAAGACTTTGGCGACCACCGTTTCTAAAAATGAATACGATGAAGTGCGCGAAGAAAGAGTATGGGTAGATTCCGCAACCGGAAAAAGGAATTCCGTCATCACGGTAACGGGTACACGCCGGCCGCAAGCCACGGCGTTGAAATCAGATGCTGCACAGACGGTGAAAGAAGTTCCGGTAATAACGGTTACCGGCTATTCACTCGCCGTTTCTCCAGACAGCAGCGACCGCCGCAGGCGGACCGTAGCAGCCATGCGGGCGATGGAACAAAAGAATGACCCGAATTATCGGATCCGCACCGGCAACTCCAAAGACAGTGTGTATAGACTAATCGTAGACACCTATTCAAAGGCGTTGACCAGCAATGTACCAGCCGCAGCTTCCATTCAGACCGAGCATTACCCGAACCCGACAGACGGTGTCGTAACTTTCGCCTACAGCCTGAGCAAGCCAGGCAAAGGGAATATTCGGGTAACCGATATCAACGGCCGCGAAATCTACCGCAAATCCATCGATGGTTTAACCGGCAGCCAGAAAGAACAGATCAACCTTTCCGGTAAACCCGCCGGCACTTACATCGTAACCCTGACACATGATCGCGCTACTATGACATCCCGTATCGTGAAACAATAA
- a CDS encoding BlaI/MecI/CopY family transcriptional regulator: protein MDKLTKQEEAAMQAIWKAGKGFVKDFLESHADPIPPYTTLASTIKNLEKKGFVEAKKIGNVYEYAPAIAEDEYAKKFMNSFVKDYFENSYKDLVTFFAKDKKISPDDLKEIIRMIESK from the coding sequence ATGGATAAACTGACTAAACAGGAAGAAGCCGCGATGCAGGCGATCTGGAAAGCAGGGAAAGGTTTCGTGAAGGATTTCCTGGAATCGCATGCGGATCCCATTCCGCCTTATACCACACTGGCATCCACGATCAAGAACCTTGAAAAGAAAGGGTTCGTGGAGGCGAAGAAGATCGGTAACGTGTATGAATATGCTCCCGCCATCGCGGAAGATGAATACGCGAAGAAGTTTATGAACAGTTTCGTGAAAGACTATTTCGAGAATTCCTACAAAGACCTCGTGACGTTTTTCGCGAAAGATAAAAAGATCAGCCCGGACGATCTGAAGGAGATCATCCGCATGATCGAATCGAAATAA
- a CDS encoding carboxypeptidase-like regulatory domain-containing protein, protein MKLCFLLTACSLLIANVYAQTVVTLRGTVKDAGGKPLPFASVFLNQTTMGARTTESGSYEIGGVPSGRYEVIASYLGYEPQILPLELVENRTLDIVLKEKPGVLKELVVRPDKDREYYMQLFKKVFIGEGAVAQQCKLLNPDRVEFEYDRGTMELKAKADDFLEVSNPSLGYNIRFLLIHFEHSPRTGYSMYYGNPLFEPMKPRSKAQEKRWEKNREKAYRGSALHFCRSLIAGSYRGEGFTMRKLVRRQKEQGQVIQAPPDSVMGIMRSPMFSRSVSYLARKELPVDSVLRKSGRDYVLRFSDHLYVVYGKEKEERLYIEKYLRSNDKPGPQVSIMKLLAPEVRMDGNGNLEAPMDVIFENYWAWEKLAVMLPLDYRL, encoded by the coding sequence ATGAAGTTGTGTTTCCTGCTGACCGCCTGTTCTTTGCTGATCGCCAATGTGTATGCGCAAACGGTGGTGACGTTGCGGGGGACGGTGAAAGATGCTGGTGGGAAGCCGCTTCCGTTCGCCAGTGTGTTCCTGAACCAGACAACGATGGGAGCGAGAACGACGGAGTCGGGAAGTTATGAGATCGGAGGCGTTCCATCGGGGCGATATGAAGTGATCGCATCGTATTTGGGATATGAGCCGCAGATCTTGCCCCTGGAGCTGGTGGAGAACAGGACGCTGGACATTGTGCTGAAAGAGAAACCGGGCGTGTTGAAAGAGTTGGTGGTGCGGCCGGACAAGGACCGGGAATACTATATGCAGTTGTTCAAAAAGGTATTCATCGGTGAAGGGGCGGTGGCGCAACAATGTAAACTGCTCAACCCGGACAGGGTGGAGTTTGAATATGACCGGGGCACGATGGAACTGAAGGCGAAGGCCGATGATTTCCTGGAAGTATCGAACCCCTCGTTAGGATATAACATCCGTTTTTTGTTAATCCATTTTGAGCATAGTCCGCGTACGGGTTATTCGATGTACTATGGTAATCCGTTGTTCGAGCCGATGAAGCCGCGCAGCAAGGCGCAGGAGAAGCGGTGGGAGAAGAACCGGGAAAAGGCATACCGTGGGTCGGCGCTGCATTTTTGCCGTAGCCTGATTGCGGGGAGTTACCGGGGCGAGGGTTTTACGATGCGGAAGCTGGTGCGCAGGCAGAAGGAGCAGGGGCAGGTGATCCAGGCGCCGCCGGATTCGGTGATGGGGATCATGCGAAGCCCGATGTTCTCGCGGTCTGTGAGTTACCTGGCGCGGAAGGAGTTGCCGGTAGACAGTGTGTTGCGGAAAAGCGGGCGGGACTATGTGCTGCGTTTCAGCGATCATTTGTATGTTGTTTACGGGAAGGAAAAGGAAGAAAGGCTATATATCGAAAAGTACCTCCGCAGTAACGATAAGCCCGGGCCGCAGGTGTCCATTATGAAATTGCTGGCGCCGGAAGTGCGGATGGACGGGAATGGCAACCTGGAAGCGCCCATGGACGTGATATTCGAAAATTATTGGGCCTGGGAAAAACTGGCGGTGATGCTGCCGCTGGATTACCGGCTCTGA
- a CDS encoding TlpA disulfide reductase family protein yields MKNWILAAMLFSPAAMLFAQDKPDEKIKHIPFTVSGTVGEQSSPTKFYLRMRIGGQFVIDSAVANDGKFSFKGKVPEPQQAQLFSVIPVSKEAPGGRKEVALLFIGKGTTRVHVPAPDQKASADGTAVQDAFNQLNDLTRAVDKDMEAAEKEYRKAWESKNDARKQKAETRIEQIDASKTAIMQKYLKDNPSSPIGMFVLNQVVGYELDVDVAEPLFKSLSKTVRRYPSAKEFAYRIDLAKKIAIGQPAIEFTQNDTTGAPVTLASFRGKYVLVDFWASWCGPCRAENPNVVKAFQQYKDKGFTILGVSFDEKQDRWKQAIRTDNLTWTHVSDLKGWKNEVGKLYGIRAIPQNLLIDPQGKIIARNLRAEELGKKLEELLPKE; encoded by the coding sequence ATGAAGAATTGGATACTTGCAGCCATGCTTTTCAGCCCGGCTGCAATGTTGTTTGCACAGGATAAGCCAGACGAAAAGATCAAACACATTCCGTTTACCGTTTCAGGCACAGTGGGAGAGCAGTCTTCCCCCACCAAATTCTACCTCCGGATGCGCATCGGCGGTCAGTTCGTGATCGACAGCGCAGTGGCCAATGATGGCAAATTTTCCTTCAAGGGAAAGGTTCCCGAGCCGCAGCAGGCACAGCTTTTTTCCGTGATCCCCGTTTCGAAAGAAGCGCCCGGCGGACGGAAGGAAGTGGCGTTGCTTTTCATCGGGAAAGGCACCACCCGCGTGCATGTTCCTGCTCCCGACCAGAAGGCGTCGGCAGACGGGACGGCCGTCCAGGATGCGTTCAATCAGCTCAACGACCTTACCCGCGCCGTGGATAAAGACATGGAAGCGGCGGAGAAAGAATACCGCAAAGCCTGGGAATCGAAGAACGATGCCAGGAAGCAAAAGGCCGAAACGCGCATCGAGCAGATCGACGCATCAAAAACGGCTATTATGCAGAAGTATTTGAAAGACAATCCATCCAGCCCGATCGGGATGTTCGTGCTCAACCAGGTGGTGGGGTATGAGCTGGATGTGGACGTGGCGGAGCCGTTATTTAAATCGCTGTCCAAAACCGTTCGCCGGTACCCGTCCGCAAAGGAATTTGCTTACCGGATAGATTTGGCGAAAAAGATCGCGATCGGCCAGCCGGCGATTGAATTTACGCAGAACGATACGACCGGCGCGCCGGTGACCCTGGCATCTTTCCGGGGGAAATACGTGCTGGTGGACTTCTGGGCCAGCTGGTGCGGGCCTTGCCGGGCGGAGAATCCCAATGTGGTGAAGGCTTTCCAGCAATATAAGGACAAGGGTTTCACGATCCTCGGCGTTTCGTTCGACGAGAAGCAGGACCGCTGGAAGCAGGCTATTCGTACCGATAACCTGACCTGGACGCACGTTTCCGACCTCAAGGGTTGGAAGAACGAAGTGGGTAAGCTGTATGGCATCCGCGCTATTCCGCAGAACCTCTTGATCGACCCGCAGGGCAAGATCATCGCGCGGAACCTCCGGGCGGAAGAGCTGGGCAAAAAGCTGGAAGAGTTGCTGCCTAAGGAATAG